The stretch of DNA TCTTGAAATTTTACTATCGGTTCTGTCATTATGTTAAGGCTCCTTTTTTCTTAATTTGGTTTTTGTCGAAATTGCGGTTGTATTTTAATTCCAATTTTTTAATAAGCACTGCTGACGGATAGCTTAATAGTAAGAAAATAATACCTACTATTGTAATTGGCTCCAAGTAAGACCAATTTTGCGCTCCGTAAGTTCTTGCCATTAACATAATACCACCTACACTAATCGTTGATGTAATAGGAACTTCTTTAAACATGATAATAAAATAATTACCTAACATTGGAATCGTTGGTGGAATCGCTTGAGGTAAAATAATTTTCCGCCATTTATCCAAGGTAGAAAAGTTTAAAGAGGTGGATGCTTCCCATTGTCCTTTCTCAACACTTTCAATTCCGGATCGATAGATTTCACCTATATAAGTACTAAAGTGAATACCTAAACCTAACACTGCACATACAAACGGATGTAGTGTCATGCCAATAACAGGAACACTAGGGAACGCAAAGTAAATAAAGAATAATTGAACAAGCGGAGGAGTAGAACGTATAAACTCCATTGTCCAAGTAACGATAAAATTAAAAGGTCGGTTTTTTACTCGTCGAGCAAATGTCCAAAAGAACCCAAAAATCATTGCAAAGAGGAAACAAGAAATAGTTA from Oceanobacillus iheyensis HTE831 encodes:
- the ehuD gene encoding ectoine/hydroxyectoine ABC transporter permease subunit EhuD, producing MNYWSWETFMDALPFVLQGLGITVGLTISCFLFAMIFGFFWTFARRVKNRPFNFIVTWTMEFIRSTPPLVQLFFIYFAFPSVPVIGMTLHPFVCAVLGLGIHFSTYIGEIYRSGIESVEKGQWEASTSLNFSTLDKWRKIILPQAIPPTIPMLGNYFIIMFKEVPITSTISVGGIMLMARTYGAQNWSYLEPITIVGIIFLLLSYPSAVLIKKLELKYNRNFDKNQIKKKGALT